A genome region from Phaeobacter sp. A36a-5a includes the following:
- a CDS encoding class II glutamine amidotransferase, with translation MCRLLAWNGAPRYLEDLVFVPEHSLVHQCRNALICKTPINADGFGMAWYSDRPEPCLYKDTHPAWSDPNLAQISRHTKTGLFLAHVRASTGTATSRNNCHPFASGKWSFMHNGQAGGHMMFRKRLDTMIPDAFYDHRLGGTESEAIFLIALGLGLDEDPIGAVAAAVQQVEAVSRDHGTTPHMRFGACWSDGTRLFAARYASDQYAPSLYYRIYDEGVIVTSEPLDSDTRNWIEVQPNRALVVEGGRVVELPFTAALAA, from the coding sequence ATGTGCCGTCTGCTCGCCTGGAACGGGGCCCCGCGCTATCTTGAGGATCTGGTCTTCGTACCGGAACATTCGCTGGTGCATCAGTGCCGTAACGCGCTGATCTGCAAGACGCCGATCAATGCTGATGGGTTTGGTATGGCCTGGTATTCGGACCGGCCCGAACCCTGTCTGTACAAGGATACCCATCCGGCCTGGTCCGATCCAAATCTGGCGCAGATTTCGCGCCACACCAAGACCGGGCTGTTTCTGGCGCATGTGCGCGCCTCGACCGGGACGGCGACCTCGCGCAACAACTGCCATCCGTTTGCCAGTGGCAAATGGAGCTTCATGCACAATGGTCAGGCCGGCGGGCATATGATGTTCCGCAAGCGGCTGGACACGATGATCCCGGATGCTTTCTACGATCACCGTCTGGGCGGCACCGAGAGTGAGGCGATTTTCCTGATCGCGCTTGGGCTTGGCCTTGATGAGGATCCGATTGGCGCGGTGGCGGCGGCGGTACAGCAGGTCGAAGCGGTGTCGCGCGATCATGGCACCACGCCGCATATGCGGTTTGGCGCCTGCTGGTCCGATGGCACCCGGCTTTTTGCGGCGCGCTATGCCTCTGATCAATACGCACCGAGCCTCTATTACCGGATCTACGATGAGGGGGTGATTGTCACCTCCGAGCCGCTGGACAGCGACACCCGGAACTGGATCGAGGTGCAGCCGAACCGTGCGCTGGTCGTCGAAGGGGGGCGGGTTGTCGAGCTGCCGTTCACGGCGGCGCTGGCGGCGTAG
- a CDS encoding 5-oxoprolinase subunit B family protein, whose product MSREGSPTYPLIRNVGLSGMLVSFGDQLDEATNRATLAFRGAVDDLALSGVVETATSLASVFVRFDPAELPHERLHAALADLLQTRDWREAPLPQGRRFWRVPTVYGTELAPQLAEAADLAGLSEQAAIDELGAARVRVLTIGFAPGQPYLGTLGEHWDIPRQSEVTPQVPVGALVLAIRQFVLFSTASPTGWRHVGQTGLTLFQPEAADPFALRAGDELQFEPVGTAEFLRLRETGAPQGGAIVSEVSA is encoded by the coding sequence ATGTCGCGTGAGGGATCACCCACCTACCCGTTGATCCGAAATGTCGGGCTGTCCGGTATGCTGGTCAGCTTTGGCGATCAGCTGGATGAGGCCACCAATCGCGCCACGCTGGCCTTTCGCGGTGCGGTCGACGATCTGGCGCTGAGCGGTGTGGTGGAAACCGCGACATCGCTGGCCTCGGTCTTTGTGCGGTTTGACCCGGCAGAGCTGCCGCATGAGCGTTTGCACGCGGCACTGGCGGATCTGTTGCAGACACGGGACTGGCGCGAAGCGCCCTTGCCGCAGGGGCGGCGGTTCTGGCGGGTGCCCACGGTCTATGGGACCGAGCTTGCGCCGCAGCTGGCCGAGGCGGCGGATCTGGCGGGCCTGAGCGAACAGGCGGCAATTGACGAGCTGGGCGCGGCGCGGGTCAGGGTGCTGACCATCGGATTTGCCCCCGGGCAGCCCTATCTGGGCACTTTGGGCGAACACTGGGACATCCCGCGCCAGAGCGAAGTCACCCCTCAGGTGCCGGTCGGGGCGCTGGTGCTTGCGATCCGCCAGTTCGTCCTGTTTTCGACCGCGTCACCGACCGGCTGGCGCCATGTCGGGCAGACTGGCCTGACGCTGTTTCAACCCGAAGCCGCCGATCCATTTGCGCTGCGCGCGGGGGATGAGTTGCAGTTTGAACCGGTCGGAACGGCCGAGTTCCTGCGTCTGCGCGAGACCGGTGCGCCGCAGGGCGGGGCCATTGTCAGCGAGGTTTCGGCATGA
- a CDS encoding biotin-dependent carboxyltransferase family protein yields the protein MRALRVLRIGPSCTVQDGGRVGYIGQGLSQGGAADRLALAEGAALLRQDAGLAALEMAGMGGLFEATEPMRIALTGAEMQATLDGAPLVWNGSHRIEPGQRLEIGAARRGVYGYLHLGGGLATPQRLGGRSTHLVAALGAPLAEGDILPVGEETTPAARRVTGLCLDVADRFSGGELRLVESFQSDLFDPAVRRRFAETPFTPGRRASRMALQLMSEGEGFAAAGQLNVLSEIIVPGDVQMTGDGRPFLLLREAQTTGGYPRIGTVLPCDLSRAVQAAAGAVLRFRWVSLAEGLVQQAAHDAALARLPSACRPLLRDPADMADLLSYQLIGGVVSAAADPFEPRDEPGAET from the coding sequence ATGAGAGCGCTGCGGGTTCTGCGGATCGGTCCCTCCTGCACGGTGCAGGACGGCGGACGGGTTGGCTATATCGGGCAGGGGCTGTCGCAGGGCGGCGCGGCGGATCGGCTGGCGCTCGCCGAGGGCGCGGCGCTGCTGCGGCAGGATGCCGGGTTGGCGGCGCTGGAGATGGCCGGCATGGGCGGGCTGTTCGAGGCAACCGAACCCATGCGGATTGCTCTGACCGGCGCCGAGATGCAGGCTACGCTGGATGGTGCGCCGCTGGTCTGGAACGGCTCGCACAGAATTGAACCGGGGCAGCGGCTGGAAATTGGCGCGGCCCGGCGCGGCGTCTATGGCTATCTGCATCTGGGCGGCGGATTGGCCACACCACAGCGGCTGGGCGGACGGTCGACGCATCTGGTGGCAGCCCTTGGCGCGCCGCTGGCCGAGGGCGATATCCTGCCGGTTGGCGAGGAGACGACGCCGGCGGCGCGGCGGGTGACCGGGCTTTGCCTTGATGTGGCGGATCGGTTCTCCGGCGGCGAGCTGCGGCTGGTCGAGAGTTTCCAGTCCGATCTTTTTGACCCGGCGGTGCGTCGGCGCTTTGCCGAGACGCCGTTCACGCCGGGGCGGCGCGCCAGCCGCATGGCGCTGCAACTGATGTCCGAGGGCGAGGGATTTGCCGCAGCGGGGCAGCTGAACGTGCTGTCGGAGATCATCGTGCCGGGCGATGTGCAGATGACCGGCGATGGCCGCCCGTTCCTGCTGCTGCGCGAGGCGCAGACCACCGGCGGCTATCCCCGGATCGGTACGGTTCTGCCCTGCGATCTGTCGCGGGCGGTTCAGGCGGCGGCTGGGGCTGTGCTGCGGTTTCGCTGGGTGTCGCTGGCCGAAGGGCTGGTGCAGCAGGCGGCGCATGACGCGGCGCTGGCGCGGCTTCCCTCTGCCTGCCGACCGTTGCTACGCGATCCGGCTGATATGGCTGACCTTCTGTCCTATCAGTTGATTGGTGGCGTGGTTTCCGCCGCAGCGGATCCTTTTGAACCCCGAGATGAGCCTGGAGCCGAGACATGA
- a CDS encoding LamB/YcsF family protein, translated as MSKTVDLNADMGESFGPWTMGDDAALLDVVSSANIACGFHAGDADVMAATMALARDHGVGIGAHPGFDDLQGFGRRKMQVPQDTLANLIRYQLAAAQGMARAAGTEVRHLKLHGALSNMACVDHGMARTCYEAALDLDPDLIIMVLAATAMEEVVRELGCNWCGEIFADRAYNDDGTLVDRSLPGAVIHDPEIAGPRILKMVEEGAIITESGARIPTAIDTICLHGDTPTAVQLARSVRQSLSDGGIAIRAFEGRRG; from the coding sequence ATGAGCAAAACCGTCGATCTGAACGCCGATATGGGCGAAAGCTTTGGACCTTGGACGATGGGCGATGATGCAGCCCTGCTTGACGTGGTCTCCTCGGCCAATATTGCCTGCGGGTTTCATGCGGGCGACGCGGATGTGATGGCCGCGACCATGGCGCTGGCGCGGGATCATGGCGTCGGGATCGGCGCGCATCCCGGTTTCGATGATCTTCAGGGGTTTGGCCGCCGCAAGATGCAGGTGCCGCAGGATACGCTGGCCAATCTGATCCGCTATCAACTGGCGGCGGCGCAGGGCATGGCGCGGGCAGCGGGCACCGAGGTGCGCCATCTGAAGCTGCATGGCGCCCTGTCGAATATGGCCTGCGTCGATCACGGCATGGCGCGGACCTGCTATGAGGCGGCGCTGGATCTGGACCCGGATCTGATCATCATGGTGCTGGCCGCCACCGCCATGGAGGAGGTGGTGCGCGAGCTGGGCTGCAACTGGTGCGGTGAGATCTTTGCCGACCGGGCCTATAATGACGATGGCACGCTGGTGGACCGGTCGCTGCCCGGCGCGGTGATCCATGACCCGGAGATTGCGGGACCGCGGATCCTGAAGATGGTCGAGGAAGGCGCGATCATCACGGAGAGTGGCGCCCGCATTCCCACGGCCATCGACACCATCTGCCTGCATGGCGACACGCCCACGGCGGTGCAGCTGGCCCGTTCGGTGCGCCAGTCGCTCTCTGATGGTGGAATCGCTATCCGTGCCTTTGAGGGCCGACGCGGTTAG